From Drosophila subpulchrella strain 33 F10 #4 breed RU33 unplaced genomic scaffold, RU_Dsub_v1.1 Primary Assembly Seq354, whole genome shotgun sequence, the proteins below share one genomic window:
- the LOC119560542 gene encoding uncharacterized protein LOC119560542 isoform X7 has protein sequence MFGCIYQLWDWLEAPPLFTAGTMDAKKLQQLQEAAILAQQQKKLPLAYQTNLVDYRTAAYSQALYQQSPTATSSSGGGPLSPIEMQPQSKHHNLMKHGGHGGGTSSSSHSSPYHQSYSSSGGTAAGEQLYQSPTERTYLAAAGRLQASNAMAGHHPISALQSQYQQLQAAKMQAQMATQSEAAQQQQRTFAMRQAMNPPTNHYHMSQSPSMASNMTTLTQQQQQQQQRAPPSSLNLQNQYQPAQGPLKLQQQQQQQQQQQQQQLQQQQQQQQPAMPKHYQEQLYAQQQQLQQQLQQQQQLQQQQQQLQQQQHRHKNDLQTPGSEHGTVYIQQNHPGHVVNQACQTQISAVKPKATPSSEESSSNSAKSPTHAPLDRKKSAGSIQALKSPITKRPPSTPVTLSGWLHKQGSEGLKVWRKRWFVLAEYCLYYYKGPEEEKLLGSVLLPSYRVSACLPEDKIYRKFAFKCEHQNMRTYWLAADNSEAMMQWVRALAAASLMQAPSSGESEPSVNSSLNHSGENSDSGIHTLQSHPGKGNQQPTPSSENTGSSGGGSGTGQPLYANAPPKPRRINDGGYSSPSPEHNEQQQHHPQQQQHPSRRLMSPTQPIYQQQQQHQRSQQQQQQQQPQQHHAIYDTRTGHVSTALQLQQAQQQYSLDHLEAQFQQQQLDMEEQIVRLQQQRAAEEIYGEREMYMAKLMQQRQGPNGAYPTQQQLLQAERRTPDAYGRSKQQRLFAAAAAAADYEDIYNMSQLAGAGGAGGVAMSAQEALLQEAASYRRPLSPPSYDGSKHVPAMPQRYTPNHMEASAADQLINTMDLRARSAAAIVRPHSADFLEYEARAEAAAAAAAAAVAQSQQESGRAPRPKSSLDINRTPDSFYYSEASYAEKMRKSALYLQSGGAGQAQPQQAGSYRTAAGDFNSGVNTIGYENPYERAYKRQELLAEAQAQGGAASSMPRMSRSASQGRSVASQLQSPQQQEDLPPLNVHPGSIFPPSMSTQEIISKNEQFLRSASARLPKRAGGMDDDYSAGNSTTTSPTGGAGASNSPQHQDGERKREESMKRLLEWKQRMLQSPLTRKGIQQGGSNMSAMSKLGSNPNILLASTAVASGARYGPQAGKTGLVVGNANGSGQVAGNQLQPPSTSGIQRSRSESQANIGPGGVVYNSYSSDDEASISVRNVNNLPVGNLTVKPDPSDVQQESAFAPYYGGAAETKYAKNTVLTDRGLYAGNGTPSGLATSTPQNHPQFRMRRTGSRAEIDMLERETSSQIRNLDVSAGDLLSRTHEELVLLLIQLRRQSSQTARAIEQCCSDIHDVQNRLRSAEGLTRAESIQRLDYLKQHLLDLERHYEKSKPLVNLVDNMVKLGSLYRNDANGRVQPATLDRLEFNQRMQERQMLQEEQQQWERLSPNQAELQAKVRELYQLDQLLQEESGTLQSLQRDKEDLERALGGLRARIHDSNATPMALEAAKKQQHILERELSRVHQLLAENSKVSKKLEQTVAGNARLEQELLLLRQKVQATRGGAATNGMGGDGPHINGDASVLASELERVQSLVGDMQRQRHELSSAVRQLTENSTRLYQEIGNKEMNGGGSTNGSLKKRSNSTSWTETDLDANMLRCGSRQQLSDSTLNLSTPLYVDTNSSTKLSDYNRYNGGGSSDALEMSGVDSDGFLDSNPFAIGLEKPEIKTVRIVKRESERRNRDRSERGLSSSIQNLDQVLEEEQYAQQQREQQLYAQNLEEQMSNGHQSRSKSLPRNYSEPPKQRHSRHLNGKQQNGHHYNNGFDYDRNSNYEHQPPPPPAPQSNGHHHHPPPQREHREQREHLNPLANAYFAKQLQQQVNPSRDSARVALRTKTDSLQSLNKSLTDISPEPVFQSVAARQIINEMSAGSASEDTEKVVEKVPPHHKHRRAVPREKRRHYTAPNNVNQKAMEKVQAENDMNRNNTNWRARDDLDMEVALRPRMNAPDVVRSALGQGEKISENTIDNLLLAPNKIVIPERYIPETTPELSPEEKKRRQEKVESIKKMLAEAPISSNENESLPPSKINAEKKQREHLLQLNQILAQQVMQVSKIVADD, from the exons ATGTTTGGCTGCATTTATCAGCTTTGGGACTG GTTGGAGGCGCCGCCCCTCTTCACCGCCGGCACCATGGACGCCAAGAAGCTGCAGCAGCTTCAGGAGGCAGCGATCCTGGCGCAGCAGCAGAAGAAGCTGCCGCTGGCCTACCAGACGAATCTCGTGGACTACCGAACGGCGGCCTACAGCCAGGCGTTGTACCAGCAATCCCCCACGGCCACCAGTTCCAGCGGAGGAGGACCGCTCTCCCCGATCGAGATGCAGCCGCAGTCCAAGCACCACAACCTGATGAAGCACGGTGGCCACGGAGGAGGCACGTCCAGTAGTTCCCACAGTTCCCCTTACCACCAGTCCTACTCGAGCAGTGGAGGAACTGCAGCCGGAGAGCAGCTCTATCAGTCGCCAACGGAACGAACCTATCTGGCGGCAGCGGGAAGATTGCAGGCCAGCAATGCCATGGCCGGGCATCATCCCATCTCTGCCCTCCAGTCGCAGTACCAGCAACTGCAGGCAGCCAAGATGCAGGCCCAAATGGCCACCCAAAGTGAGGccgcccagcagcagcagcggacATTCGCCATGCGACAGGCCATGAACCCGCCCACGAATCACTACCACATGAGTCAGTCGCCCAGCATGGCCTCCAATATGACCACTCTcacccagcagcagcagcagcaacagcagagGGCTCCTCCCTCCTCGCTTAACTTGCAAAATCAATACCAACCTGCTCAGGGTCCTCTCAAGttgcaacaacagcagcagcagcagcagcaacagcagcagcaacaactgcagcagcaacagcaacagcagcaacctGCAATGCCCAAACACTACCAGGAGCAATTGTAcgcccagcagcaacagctgcAGCAACAattgcagcaacagcagcagttacaacagcagcagcaacagttgcaacaacagcaacatcgtCACAAAAACGACCTGCAAACCCCGGGCAGTGAACACGGCACAGTCTATATCCAACAGAATCATCCCGGTCATGTGGTCAATCAGGCCTGCCAGACCCAGATATCGGCGGTCAAGCCCAAGGCCACGCCCAGTTCGGAGGAGTCCTCTTCCAACTCGGCCAAGAGTCCCACCCATGCCCCATTGGATCGGAAGAAGAGTGCCGGTTCCATACAGGCCCTGAAGTCACCGATTACCAAGAGACCACCCTCCACACCGGTTACCCTATCAGGATGGCTACACAAACAGGGTTCCGAAGGTCTGAAGGTGTGGCGCAAACGCTGGTTCGTCCTGGCCGAGTACTGCCTGTACTACTACAAGGGACCCGAGGAGGAGAAGCTGCTGGGATCGGTTCTATTACCTTCATATCGCGTATCCGCCTGTTTGCCCGAGGACAAGATCTACAGGAAATTCGCCTTCAAGTGTGAGCATCAGAATATGAGAACCTACTGGCTGGCTGCTGATAATTCCGAGGCCATGATGCAGTGGGTTAGGGCTTTGGCGGCGGCCAGTTTGATGCAGGCACCCAGCAGCGGGGAATCGGAGCCCAGTGTGAACTCCTCGCTGAATCACAGTGGCGAGAACTCTGATTCCGGGATTCATACACTGCAATCGCATCCGGGAAAAGGTAATCAGCAGCCCACACCCTCGTCGGAGAATACGGGCAGCAGTGGAGGAGGAAGTGGCACTGGACAACCCCTCTATGCAAATGCACCACCCAAGCCCAGGCGGATCAATGATGGAGGATACTCCTCACCTTCACCGGAGCACAAcgaacagcagcaacatcatccacagcagcagcaacatcctAGTCGCCGCCTCATGTCGCCCACGCAGCCAATctaccagcaacagcagcaacaccaacgatctcagcagcaacagcaacagcagcaaccgCAGCAACATCATGCCATCTACGACACTCGAACAGGTCATGTGTCCACTGCCTTGCAGTTGCAACAGGCGCAGCAGCAATACTCACTGGATCATCTGGAGGCGCAGttccagcagcaacagctggACATGGAGGAGCAGATTGTGAGGTTGCAGCAACAGAGGGCTGCGGAGGAGATCTATGGCGAGCGGGAGATGTACATGGCCAAGTTGATGCAGCAGAGGCAGGGTCCGAATGGAGCCTATCCCACCCAGCAGCAGCTGTTGCAGGCGGAGCGGAGGACTCCCGACGCCTATGGACGCTCCAAGCAGCAGCGACTCTTtgccgccgctgccgctgcagcGGATTACGAGGACATCTACAACATGTCGCAGCTGGCGGGAGCCGGCGGCGCAGGAGGCGTGGCCATGTCCGCCCAGGAGGCACTTCTTCAGGAGGCCGCCAGTTACCGCCGACCCCTCAGTCCGCCCAGCTACGATGGAAGTAAGCACGTGCCAGCGATGCCGCAGCGGTACACGCCCAATCACATGGAG GCCAGTGCCGCTGATCAACTAATCAATACCATGGACTTGCGTGCCCGCTCGGCGGCGGCCATAGTGCGTCCCCATTCCGCGGACTTCCTGGAGTACGAGGCGCGTGCCGAGGCAGCtgcagccgctgccgctgcggCGGTGGCCCAGAGTCAGCAGGAGAGTGGTCGTGCCCCGAGGCCCAAGTCCAGTTTGGACATCAATCGCACCCCGGATAGCTTCTACTACTCGGAGGCCAGCTATGCGGAGAAGATGCGGAAGAGTGCCCTGTACCTCCAGAGTGGCGGAGCTGGGCAGGCTCAGCCCCAACAGGCGGGCAGTTATCGCACCGCAGCGGGTGACTTCAATTCCGGGGTGAACACCATTGGCTACGAGAATCCCTACGAGAGGGCCTACAAGCGGCAGGAGCTCCTGGCCGAGGCACAGGCTCAGGGAGGAGCGGCCAGCAGCATGCCGCGGATGAGTCGATCCGCCAGTCAAGGTCGCTCGGTGGCCTCCCAGCTGCAATCTCCCCAGCAGCAGGAGGATCTGCCGCCCCTGAACGTGCATCCGGGTTCCATCTTCCCGCCCTCGATGTCCACGCAGGAGATCATCAGCAAGAACGAGCAGTTCCTGCGCTCCGCCAGTGCCCGGCTGCCCAAGAGAGCTGGTGGCATGGATGATGACTATTCGGCTGGGAACTCGACGACCACTTCGCCCACCGGCGGAgcaggtgcctccaactcgCCGCAGCATCAGGATGGCGAAAGGAAGCGGGAGGAGTCCATGAAGCGTCTGCTGGAGTGGAAACAGCGCATGCTGCAGTCACCTTTGACCCGCAAGGGCATCCAACAGGGCGGCAGCAACATGTCCGCCATGTCCAAGCTGGGCAGCAATCCGAACATCCTGCTGGCCTCCACGGCGGTGGCCAGTGGAGCACGCTATGGCCCCCAGGCGGGCAAAACGGGTCTGGTGGTGGGCAACGCGAATGGCAGTGGTCAGGTGGCCGGGAATCAACTGCAGCCACCTTCCACCTCCGGAATCCAGCGATCCCGATCCGAGAGCCAGGCCAACATAGGACCCGGCGGAGTGGTGTACAACAGCTACTCCTCGGACGATGAGG CCTCGATTTCCGTTCGCAATGTGAACAATCTGCCCGTTGGAAATCTGACTGTGAAACCGGATCCCTCGGATGTCCAGCAGGAGTCCGCCTTTGCCCCGTACTACGGCGGAGCTGCGGAGACCAAGTACGCCAAGAACACGGTGCTCACGGATCGCGGACTCTACGCCGGAAACGGAACTCCTAGTGGGCTGGCCACGTCCACGCCCCAAAATCACCCGCAGTTCCGGATGCGGCGCACCGGAAGCAGGGCGGAAATCGATATGCTGGAGCGGGAGACAAGCAGTCAGATCAGG AACTTGGATGTGTCGGCCGGGGATCTGCTGAGTCGCACCCACGAGGAGCTGGTCCTCCTTCTGATCCAGCTGCGGAGGCAGAGCAGCCAAACTGCCAGGGCCATCGAGCAGTGCTGCAGCGATATTCACGACGTGCAG AATCGCCTGCGAAGTGCCGAGGGCTTGACCAGAGCAGAAAGCATCCAGCGATTGGACTACTTGAAGCAGCATCTTTTGGACCTGGAGCGGCATTACGAGAAGAGCAAGCCACTGGTCAACTTGGTGGACAACATGGTCAAGCTGGGATCACTGTATCGCAATGATGCTAATGGTAGGGTTCAGCCCGCCACTCTGGATCGCCTGGAGTTCAATCAGAGGATGCAGGAGCGTCAAATGCTCCaagaggagcagcagcagtgggAGCGCCTCAGTCCCAATCAGGCGGAGTTACAG GCCAAGGTGCGTGAGCTCTACCAACTGGATCAGCTGCTACAGGAGGAGTCTGGAACTCTGCAGAGTCTTCAGCGCGACAAGGAGGACCTCGAGCGAGCCTTGGGAGGATTGAGGGCCCGCATCCACGACAGCAATGCCACGCCCATGGCTCTGGAGGCGGCCAAGAAGCAGCAGCACATCCTGGAGCGCGAGTTGTCGCGGGTCCATCAGCTGCTGGCCGAGAACTCAAAGGTATCCAAG AAACTGGAGCAGACAGTGGCGGGAAATGCTCGCCTGGAGCAGGAGCTTCTTCTCCTCCGCCAGAAGGTGCAGGCCACCCGGGGAGGAGCAGCCACCAATGGCATGGGCGGCGATGGTCCGCACATCAATGGGGATGCCTCCGTTTTGGCCTCGGAGCTGGAGCGGGTTCAATCCCTGGTGGGCGATATGCAGAGACAGCGTCACGAACTGAGCTCAGCGGTTCGCCAGCTGACGGAGAACTCGACCAGGTTGTACCAGGAGATTGGCAACAAGGAGATGAACGGCGGTGGATCCACCAATGGCAGCCTGAAGAAGCGCAGCAACTCCACCAGTTGGACGGAAACCGATCTGGACGCCAATATGCTGCGATGCGGAAGTCGCCAGCAGCTGAGTGACTCCACTCTCAACCTATCCACGCCCCTCTATGTGGACACCAATAGCTCCACCAAGTTGAGTGACTACAATCGGTACAACGGAGGCGGCAGCAGTGATGCCCTGGAGATGAGCGGAGTGGACAGCGATGGCTTCCTCGATAGCAATCCCTTTGCCATTGGCCTGGAGAAACCCGAGATCAAGACGGTGAGGATTGTGAAGCGGGAATCGGAGCGGCGTAACCGCGATCGCAGCGAAAGGGGTCTGAGCAGCTCCATCCAGAATCTGGATCAGGTCCTGGAGGAGGAGCAGTATGCCCAGCAGCAGAGGGAGCAGCAGCTGTACGCCCAGAACCTGGAGGAGCAGATGAGCAATGGCCACCAGAGTCGCTCCAAGTCGCTGCCGCGCAACTACAGTGAGCCCCCCAAGCAGAGGCACAGTCGTCACCTGAATGGCAAACAGCAGAATGGTCATCACTATAACAATGGCTTCGACTACGATCGGAACAGCAACTATGAGCACCAGCCGCCGCCACCACCGGCACCCCAGAGCAATGGACACCACCATCATCCGCCACCACAGAGGGAGCACCGGGAGCAGCGGGAGCACCTCAATCCCCTGGCCAACGCCTACTTCGCCAAGCAGCTACAGCAGCAGGTGAATCCCTCCAGGGACAGTGCCCGGGTGGCCCTGCGCACCAAGACGGACTCCCTGCAGAGCCTCAACAAGAGCCTCACGGACATCAGTCCGGAGCCGGTGTTCCAGAGCGTGGCTGCCCGCCAGATCATCAACGAAATGTCCGCCGGTTCGGCATCGGAGGACACCGAGAAGGTGGTGGAGAAGGTGCCACCGCATCACAAGCATCGCAGGGCGGTTCCAAGGGAAAAGAGGCGACACTACACTGCGCCAAATAATGTGAATCAGAAGGCCATGGAGAAGGTGCAGGCCGAGAACGATATGAATCGAAAT AACACCAACTGGCGAGCTCGCGATGATCTGGACATGGAGGTGGCCCTAAGACCTCGTATGAATGCCCCCGATGTGGTTCGATCCGCCTTGGGACAGGGAGAAAAAATTTCGGAGAATACCATAGACAACTTGCTACTGGCACCCAACAAAATAGTCATACCCGAGCGTTACATACCAGAAACA ACGCCCGAACTGTCGCCGGAGGAGAAGAAGCGTCGTCAGGAGAAGGTCGAGTCCATCAAGAAAATGCTGGCCGAGGCGCCCATTAGCAGCAAT GAAAATGAAAGTCTGCCACCTAGCAAAATCAATGCCGAGAAGAAGCAGCGCGAACACCTGCTGCAACTCAATCAAATCCTGGCCCAGCAGGTGATGCAGGTCAGCAAGATCGTGGCCG ATGATTAA